The following proteins come from a genomic window of Thiothrix unzii:
- a CDS encoding HEAT repeat domain-containing protein, translating to MHYSPLLKAAMASLFFLVITFYLIAYLINVVFSQSFTNETEMAQFFGILTTINSVVGLLLQVLLTNRLLQWFGVKNVNLIFPVTSFASLLALFFSFSLPAAVMGSFNRDALMNAFRDPVWEIMLKVLPASAQGRIRAMILAVVIPLALLVSGLGLWLLQSWFDTTTMVWVGMATALVYGYCNWRMNIAYLDEIITYLKRKLSFKTNRDFLSEKPDSKLLQTLRDGVYQEDPQVALAFANTLVQAFPEQAVTVVMGRLKMTADITFYDELLCVLTPLGRDYLEKPLLNLLPSAAPSHAAAILWVLFHVRSPAIAALPSMLLLSSCPRTQASGVYGAYVNGFQTTLWQSASEVWNELLQAQEVSSNLLGLRLLRSINHQQGNSVDNENPVMPPDFPASVLHLWLGGDGVLQQAILKTLRLLPTAQFAPLLPVLGKALQQDDPALRLACVAVCGGEGHASGYRLLHTALDDPHPDVRKLAVNQIQQQVGNQGLKPLLQRGTPRMQSAVVWQLLKDEAEQSYLQDVATCKAVQAQQFAMVWMLLKQMQTPDDAQKLLLIVVKERVNAVLQIALQALQTSRNADAIKVIRAGLETGDRCLQGSAREALLYLPHRGVQKTLCGVLEQEVQVDRQQFPDVLAAVRWCSGQPDPWLQGCAQYVLMRQT from the coding sequence ATGCATTATTCACCTTTATTAAAAGCGGCAATGGCATCGCTTTTCTTTTTAGTGATAACTTTTTATTTAATCGCTTATTTAATCAATGTGGTTTTTAGCCAGTCATTTACCAATGAAACAGAAATGGCACAGTTTTTTGGGATATTGACGACTATTAACAGTGTGGTCGGATTATTACTGCAAGTGCTACTGACCAATCGCTTGCTCCAATGGTTTGGGGTAAAAAATGTTAATCTAATTTTTCCTGTTACCAGTTTTGCTAGCTTGTTGGCATTATTTTTTAGCTTTAGTTTACCCGCAGCCGTTATGGGGAGCTTTAACCGTGATGCATTGATGAATGCATTTCGTGATCCGGTATGGGAAATCATGTTAAAAGTATTGCCTGCAAGTGCCCAAGGGCGTATTCGTGCGATGATCCTGGCAGTGGTTATTCCCTTAGCTTTATTGGTATCGGGTTTGGGATTGTGGTTGCTGCAATCTTGGTTTGATACTACAACGATGGTTTGGGTTGGAATGGCTACGGCTCTTGTTTACGGTTATTGTAACTGGCGGATGAATATTGCGTATCTGGATGAAATAATAACCTATTTAAAGCGTAAACTCAGTTTTAAAACGAATCGGGATTTTTTATCCGAAAAACCGGACAGCAAATTGTTACAAACGTTACGGGATGGCGTTTATCAGGAAGATCCTCAAGTTGCCTTGGCATTTGCCAATACCTTAGTCCAAGCATTTCCCGAACAGGCAGTTACTGTTGTTATGGGGCGACTTAAAATGACGGCGGATATTACTTTTTATGATGAACTTCTCTGTGTATTGACACCATTGGGGCGAGACTATCTGGAAAAACCGTTACTTAATCTGCTGCCATCTGCCGCTCCTAGCCATGCGGCAGCAATATTGTGGGTATTGTTTCATGTGCGCAGTCCTGCGATAGCCGCCCTACCCAGCATGTTGCTGTTGAGTAGTTGTCCTCGTACCCAAGCCAGCGGTGTCTATGGTGCGTATGTTAACGGGTTTCAAACGACGCTCTGGCAAAGTGCCAGTGAAGTTTGGAATGAGTTGCTGCAAGCCCAGGAGGTGTCTAGCAATTTGTTAGGTTTGCGCCTGTTGCGTAGCATTAATCATCAACAGGGTAATTCTGTTGATAATGAAAACCCGGTTATGCCACCGGATTTTCCCGCCAGTGTCTTGCATTTGTGGTTAGGTGGTGACGGTGTGTTACAGCAGGCAATTTTAAAAACATTACGCCTGCTTCCGACTGCCCAGTTTGCCCCGTTATTGCCCGTATTGGGTAAAGCATTACAGCAAGATGATCCGGCATTGCGCCTTGCTTGTGTTGCCGTGTGCGGTGGTGAGGGTCATGCCAGTGGTTATCGTTTATTACACACGGCTTTGGATGACCCGCATCCTGATGTACGTAAATTGGCGGTTAACCAAATTCAGCAGCAAGTGGGGAATCAGGGGCTTAAACCATTACTGCAACGCGGTACGCCCCGGATGCAATCGGCTGTTGTGTGGCAATTGCTGAAAGATGAAGCGGAGCAAAGCTATTTGCAAGATGTGGCAACGTGTAAAGCCGTGCAGGCACAACAATTCGCCATGGTTTGGATGCTGTTAAAGCAGATGCAAACACCTGATGATGCACAGAAACTGTTGCTGATTGTGGTGAAAGAGCGCGTCAACGCCGTGTTGCAAATTGCTTTACAAGCGTTACAAACGTCGCGCAATGCGGATGCCATCAAGGTAATCCGGGCAGGTTTGGAAACCGGGGATCGCTGTTTACAAGGTTCGGCACGAGAGGCATTGCTGTATTTACCGCACCGAGGTGTTCAAAAAACCTTGTGTGGAGTGTTGGAACAGGAGGTACAGGTCGATAGGCAGCAATTCCCCGATGTATTGGCAGCAGTGCGCTGGTGTTCCGGTCAACCTGATCCGTGGTTACAGGGATGCGCCCAATATGTTTTGATGCGCCAGACGTGA
- a CDS encoding cyclic nucleotide-binding domain-containing protein, producing the protein MAVDIYRIILLLKSSSVFSQVSTDDLRQVALAMEEERYLVGEHIFDQGQFGDHMYVLQAGRVGISLRTGNRSECLAELGAGECFGEMNLLDDLPRSATAYALEDVIVFALEKQRLRQLILRCPELSLGIMRSLSLRLRDANLRNA; encoded by the coding sequence ATGGCAGTAGATATTTACCGAATTATCCTATTGTTGAAATCGTCCAGTGTGTTTTCCCAAGTGAGTACCGATGACTTGCGCCAAGTCGCATTGGCGATGGAGGAAGAACGTTACTTGGTGGGCGAGCATATTTTTGATCAAGGCCAGTTTGGTGATCATATGTACGTTTTGCAGGCGGGGCGGGTTGGTATTTCTTTGCGCACAGGTAATCGCAGCGAGTGCCTTGCTGAATTGGGGGCTGGGGAGTGTTTCGGTGAAATGAATTTGCTGGATGATTTGCCACGTTCTGCCACCGCTTATGCATTGGAAGATGTAATCGTCTTCGCACTGGAAAAACAGCGTTTACGTCAATTGATTTTGCGTTGCCCCGAATTGTCGCTGGGCATTATGCGCAGTCTTAGCTTGCGGCTAAGGGATGCTAACTTAAGGAATGCCTGA
- a CDS encoding GGDEF domain-containing protein: protein MNKKNADLFVDLPSALLQGQLAFLLRHGAMWFWGNFFAASLFVFLHWLEGEQPVLLAALWYVAIVALGGWRWVFGQSFAPTPAYAHTPDSVRAFGRRYLIYSTLLSALWGVSGVILFSTQVLVQATHVLLLVAAVIAAMPVLALSSVGLYLQIGVVLSPVTINLLWSSQPAQQALAVATLLLGILLVMTSRFVTHLLNDLRKTQLQMQEQAHTDPVTQIPNRRFFDAIFKTEWRRAARDSNTLSLLMVDVDHFKRYNDKHGHHEGDKCLQRIAQSMKTVTRRASDVVARHGGEEFAILLPNTELEDAVKLAEVLRKNVEELRIPHADGALPRIVTVSIGVACCAPSRLGESQQPDAAVVYPAMLLNSADRALYRAKRNGRNQVAKEQCGQSMLILPVAPVAVTTHAA from the coding sequence ATGAATAAGAAAAATGCTGATTTATTCGTCGACCTGCCATCTGCCTTGTTACAAGGGCAACTCGCGTTTTTGTTACGTCACGGAGCCATGTGGTTCTGGGGTAATTTCTTTGCCGCCAGTTTATTTGTATTTTTGCATTGGCTTGAGGGCGAGCAACCGGTGTTATTAGCCGCGCTGTGGTACGTGGCTATTGTGGCATTGGGTGGCTGGCGTTGGGTATTTGGGCAAAGCTTCGCGCCAACACCAGCCTACGCACATACGCCGGATAGTGTGAGGGCGTTTGGGCGGCGTTATTTAATTTATTCTACGTTGCTGAGTGCATTGTGGGGTGTCTCCGGGGTGATTTTATTTTCTACGCAAGTGCTGGTGCAGGCGACGCACGTATTGCTGCTGGTCGCGGCGGTCATTGCTGCTATGCCGGTGCTGGCGTTATCGTCTGTGGGGTTGTATTTACAGATTGGGGTGGTTTTATCGCCGGTCACGATCAATCTATTGTGGTCAAGTCAGCCCGCGCAACAAGCATTGGCAGTAGCGACATTATTATTGGGGATCTTGTTGGTGATGACTTCGCGGTTTGTAACGCATTTGCTGAATGATTTACGCAAAACCCAGTTACAAATGCAGGAGCAAGCACACACCGATCCGGTGACACAAATTCCTAACCGCCGCTTTTTTGATGCGATTTTTAAAACAGAATGGCGACGCGCCGCACGTGATAGCAATACTTTGTCCTTGCTGATGGTCGATGTGGATCATTTTAAACGTTATAACGATAAGCACGGGCATCACGAAGGTGATAAGTGTTTGCAACGCATTGCGCAGTCGATGAAAACGGTAACGCGGCGTGCGTCAGATGTAGTGGCACGTCACGGTGGTGAAGAGTTTGCGATTTTATTGCCGAATACCGAGTTGGAAGATGCGGTGAAATTGGCAGAAGTGTTGCGTAAAAATGTTGAGGAATTGCGGATTCCACACGCGGATGGCGCATTACCTCGCATTGTAACGGTGAGTATTGGTGTGGCTTGTTGTGCACCGAGCCGTTTAGGGGAATCTCAGCAGCCAGATGCAGCGGTGGTTTACCCCGCTATGTTATTAAATTCAGCGGATCGTGCTTTATATCGTGCTAAGCGTAATGGGCGTAATCAGGTGGCGAAAGAGCAGTGTGGGCAGTCGATGTTGATTTTGCCGGTTGCCCCCGTCGCGGTGACAACGCACGCAGCGTAA
- a CDS encoding tetratricopeptide repeat protein: protein MAIDTQQVMAELQRIIASPGFRARKLIKKFLHYVVQESLAGRGEQLNQYTIAVNALGKTADFSPIYNPIVRIEAGRLRKLLDDYYSDVGHLNTVMIRMPKGSYQVEFQACESQSQQAVYLSDEAQPRVSEGPRLFVHFQMVHGDHSDAYPLLYKVRGDLLLILSRFRNIRLVSSASMDTGHPISGQRLRDVWDIYRADYLLTCDVNAGSEALELCFSLAHTPTDETVWRNTVALPSAPCAETLQAMYRQVTANTVSLHCGLMLQHWAQHWNNTVTSVPGHHRVLVAYLNFLQAMSVETFTQVLQVCRQRLKCFPHDSKALVVFARLCAFDGVLQYRLIEDRDQVWTQAARLAMKLDVGNAEAHSVFAHNSYMRGDYALCRAELDVARQANPFDLSGEYLHGIGLCMLGDWEEGIAIIKQLMLVPCNKPDWYHVLPFLYAFNRGDYLEALAHAEHIQQFGYWGEVARCVSYYHLGHYSRAQAEWMRLQEKYPDLLCNNRLSDSRFLSDTAFQGLWTTLRSLL, encoded by the coding sequence ATGGCTATAGATACACAACAGGTGATGGCTGAATTACAGCGCATTATCGCGAGTCCGGGATTTCGCGCTAGGAAACTCATTAAAAAATTTCTGCATTACGTGGTTCAGGAAAGTCTGGCAGGACGTGGTGAGCAGTTAAATCAATACACCATTGCGGTCAACGCATTGGGTAAGACGGCTGATTTTTCCCCTATTTATAATCCTATCGTGCGTATTGAAGCGGGGCGTTTACGCAAGTTATTGGATGATTACTACAGCGATGTAGGGCATTTAAATACGGTAATGATTCGGATGCCAAAAGGTTCGTATCAGGTGGAGTTTCAAGCGTGCGAGTCGCAATCACAACAGGCAGTTTACCTCAGTGACGAAGCGCAACCGCGCGTCAGTGAAGGGCCGCGCTTGTTTGTACATTTTCAGATGGTACACGGTGATCACAGTGATGCGTACCCGTTGCTTTACAAGGTACGTGGCGATTTATTGCTGATTTTGAGCCGCTTTCGGAATATCCGGCTGGTATCGTCTGCGTCGATGGATACCGGACACCCGATCAGTGGGCAACGGTTACGCGATGTGTGGGATATTTACCGCGCTGATTATTTGCTGACCTGCGATGTGAACGCGGGTAGCGAGGCGTTGGAGTTGTGTTTTTCGTTAGCGCATACCCCAACGGATGAAACGGTATGGCGCAACACGGTCGCGTTACCCTCCGCCCCTTGCGCTGAAACCTTACAGGCGATGTATCGTCAAGTAACTGCGAATACGGTGTCATTGCATTGTGGGTTAATGCTGCAACATTGGGCGCAACATTGGAACAATACTGTAACCAGTGTGCCGGGGCATCACCGGGTGTTGGTGGCTTATTTGAATTTTTTGCAGGCCATGAGCGTCGAAACCTTTACCCAAGTATTGCAAGTGTGTCGGCAGCGGTTGAAATGTTTTCCTCACGATAGCAAGGCGTTGGTGGTATTTGCGCGGTTGTGTGCGTTTGATGGGGTGTTGCAATACCGTTTAATCGAAGACCGCGATCAGGTGTGGACGCAGGCTGCACGATTGGCGATGAAGCTTGATGTCGGTAATGCGGAAGCGCATTCGGTGTTTGCGCACAACAGTTACATGCGCGGTGATTATGCATTGTGCCGTGCAGAATTGGATGTGGCACGACAAGCGAACCCGTTCGATTTATCCGGTGAATATTTGCATGGCATTGGTTTATGCATGTTAGGTGATTGGGAGGAGGGCATCGCGATTATAAAGCAACTGATGCTTGTGCCTTGTAACAAACCCGATTGGTATCATGTTTTACCGTTTTTATACGCTTTTAATCGCGGCGATTACCTGGAAGCGTTAGCGCACGCGGAACACATTCAACAGTTTGGGTATTGGGGGGAAGTAGCGCGGTGCGTTAGTTACTACCATCTGGGACACTATTCCCGCGCTCAGGCTGAATGGATGCGCTTACAGGAAAAATACCCTGATCTATTGTGTAATAACCGTTTGAGTGATTCGCGATTTTTATCAGACACAGCGTTTCAAGGATTGTGGACAACGTTGCGCTCACTACTGTGA
- the yidD gene encoding membrane protein insertion efficiency factor YidD, with amino-acid sequence MKYLLIAIIRFYQLAISPMLGSNCRFYPTCSHYAKQAIEQHGALKGSWLAVQRIGRCNPWHEGGVDLVPEPHRANCQCKTHDDKP; translated from the coding sequence ATGAAATACCTCCTAATCGCCATTATCCGCTTTTACCAACTCGCCATCAGTCCGATGCTAGGCAGTAATTGCCGCTTTTACCCCACCTGTTCGCATTACGCGAAACAAGCGATTGAGCAACACGGTGCGCTCAAAGGCAGTTGGCTTGCAGTGCAGCGGATTGGGCGGTGTAATCCTTGGCACGAGGGCGGAGTCGATTTAGTTCCCGAACCACATCGCGCTAATTGCCAGTGCAAAACGCATGATGACAAACCGTGA
- a CDS encoding type II toxin-antitoxin system VapC family toxin — translation MIVKRFLLDSNFLIYALPFKKIELTSESTAEEIKLADLQEESSQKLSDLIKNQAVLTITPVIQYELLCDAKSTDERRKLEEDLVDLGCTMIQVNQEIAELAAKIFRTERDNQAPDKKKHKFDILHLATAKYEKLELITCDQKLLKLKKRHLQEENS, via the coding sequence ATGATAGTCAAACGCTTTTTGCTGGATAGCAACTTTTTGATTTATGCACTACCATTCAAGAAAATTGAGCTTACGTCTGAATCAACAGCAGAAGAAATAAAATTAGCCGATTTACAGGAAGAAAGTAGCCAAAAATTAAGTGATCTGATTAAGAATCAAGCCGTGCTCACTATCACGCCAGTTATTCAATATGAGTTGTTATGTGATGCTAAAAGCACTGATGAGAGACGTAAACTTGAAGAAGATCTTGTTGATTTAGGTTGCACCATGATTCAAGTCAACCAAGAAATTGCTGAACTTGCTGCAAAAATCTTTCGCACAGAACGTGATAACCAAGCTCCCGATAAGAAGAAACACAAATTCGATATTTTGCATCTAGCAACGGCAAAATATGAAAAACTAGAATTAATTACTTGTGATCAGAAACTATTAAAGCTGAAAAAACGGCATTTGCAGGAGGAAAATTCATGA
- a CDS encoding AAA family ATPase: MLDLTHLRLDDVQGVGTIELNLDPGKQAYVFIGANGVGKTKLLESLFNKIKRQHAKSLLDIFDSDKIQIIFPRYELITTNDRGHFAKGSKKQDELRTWIIESASLSSVFQRSKNNRERQLKTLLKCLNDIDPSYDRNFLEVDEKGHIFLLINQKEKELSELSTGFVSIFKILTEIISRYGQELNDIEIQNVEGVFLIDEIESHLHLEWQVKIIPTLKKLFPNTTFFIATHSPLVLSQLEDGEAYELRRDEDDIVRTHKIKNPGNTAMIDLLKTAFNIDLNRLALDRPISATQQKARTALLERMKSRRVAQ, from the coding sequence ATGCTGGACTTAACCCACTTACGACTAGACGATGTACAAGGTGTCGGCACAATCGAGCTGAATCTCGATCCGGGCAAGCAGGCTTACGTCTTCATCGGCGCAAATGGCGTGGGGAAAACCAAACTGCTCGAATCTCTATTTAATAAAATTAAAAGACAACATGCGAAAAGTCTTCTGGATATTTTTGATTCAGATAAAATTCAAATCATATTTCCACGTTATGAACTAATAACCACCAATGATCGAGGTCATTTTGCTAAAGGTTCAAAAAAACAAGATGAGTTAAGAACTTGGATTATAGAAAGTGCCAGTCTATCCAGCGTATTTCAAAGATCGAAAAACAATCGTGAACGCCAATTAAAAACACTTCTAAAGTGTTTAAATGATATTGACCCAAGCTATGATAGAAATTTCCTTGAAGTAGATGAAAAAGGACACATATTCCTTCTGATTAATCAGAAAGAGAAAGAACTATCCGAACTTAGCACAGGATTTGTATCTATCTTCAAAATTCTGACAGAAATAATTTCAAGATATGGACAAGAACTCAACGATATTGAAATACAGAATGTTGAGGGTGTTTTTCTAATCGACGAAATCGAGAGTCACCTCCATTTGGAATGGCAGGTTAAGATCATTCCAACACTCAAAAAGCTGTTCCCCAACACTACATTCTTCATTGCTACGCATTCCCCGTTGGTATTGAGCCAGCTTGAAGACGGTGAAGCCTATGAACTACGGCGGGATGAGGATGATATTGTGCGTACCCATAAGATCAAAAATCCGGGTAATACCGCGATGATTGATTTACTCAAAACGGCATTCAATATTGATCTTAACCGCCTTGCATTAGATAGACCTATCAGCGCAACACAACAGAAAGCTAGAACAGCTTTATTAGAACGCATGAAAAGCAGAAGGGTCGCGCAATGA
- a CDS encoding HPP family protein, protein MPQFLKNYLAKMRGGGNKSPHAVNWRNALCSWLGAFIGLALLGWLSTSSSLTEHDHLILIGPFGATAVLLYGSPAAPFAQPRYVLGGHFISAVVGVTVYLLLPEPLWLASALAVSIATVLMYLTHTTHPPGGATALIAIIGSDSIHAQGYWYVLNPVMLGIVLLLLVALVVNNLSPLRKYPNYWW, encoded by the coding sequence ATGCCTCAGTTTCTAAAAAATTATCTGGCGAAGATGCGTGGTGGGGGCAATAAGTCACCACACGCCGTAAATTGGCGCAACGCCTTGTGTTCGTGGTTGGGCGCATTCATTGGTCTGGCATTATTGGGCTGGTTAAGTACCAGTAGCAGCTTGACCGAACATGACCACTTGATCCTCATCGGCCCATTTGGAGCAACTGCGGTGTTGCTATACGGTTCGCCTGCCGCACCTTTTGCACAGCCGCGTTATGTATTGGGTGGACATTTTATCTCGGCGGTTGTCGGGGTAACGGTGTATTTGCTACTGCCCGAACCGTTGTGGTTGGCATCAGCCTTGGCAGTGTCGATTGCAACGGTATTGATGTATTTGACGCATACCACTCATCCACCCGGCGGGGCAACTGCGTTGATTGCGATCATTGGCAGTGACAGCATCCATGCACAAGGTTACTGGTACGTGCTAAACCCGGTGATGCTGGGGATCGTGTTATTGCTGTTGGTGGCACTGGTGGTGAATAATCTTTCGCCGCTGCGTAAATATCCGAATTACTGGTGGTAA
- a CDS encoding ADP-ribosylglycohydrolase family protein yields the protein MLGAIAGDIIGSVFEARNWNDKTPHKSKEFPLFDPQCRFTDDSTLTIALADAILHQRDYATVMREYYQRYPKAGFGKSFRVWAATPDAPAYNSWGNGSAMRISPVAYAFDSLEAVLVNARRYSEPTHNHPEGIKGAQAVASVIYLARKEADKAELKRFVEGEFGYDLSRTLDEIRPNYVFNESCQQTVPEAITAFLEASDFEDTIRNAISIGGDSDTLACIAGSMAEAFYGGVPEHIATPCLALLDEPLRNVTEAFRATYRE from the coding sequence ATGTTAGGTGCAATTGCAGGCGACATTATCGGTTCGGTATTTGAAGCGCGGAACTGGAACGACAAAACACCCCATAAGAGCAAAGAGTTTCCCTTGTTCGACCCTCAGTGCAGGTTCACGGATGACAGCACACTCACGATCGCATTGGCTGATGCAATCTTGCACCAGCGCGATTACGCCACAGTCATGCGCGAGTACTATCAGCGTTACCCCAAGGCCGGGTTTGGGAAATCGTTTCGTGTGTGGGCAGCCACACCCGATGCCCCCGCTTACAACAGTTGGGGTAATGGCTCGGCAATGCGCATCAGCCCGGTTGCGTATGCCTTTGATTCGTTGGAAGCGGTATTGGTGAATGCACGCCGTTACAGCGAACCGACCCATAATCACCCAGAAGGTATCAAGGGTGCGCAAGCCGTGGCGAGTGTGATTTATCTGGCGCGAAAAGAGGCAGACAAAGCCGAGTTAAAACGTTTCGTGGAAGGTGAATTCGGCTACGACTTGTCGCGCACTTTGGATGAGATCCGCCCGAATTACGTTTTCAATGAATCCTGCCAACAAACCGTACCGGAAGCGATCACCGCTTTTCTGGAGGCCAGTGATTTCGAGGACACTATCCGCAACGCGATTTCCATTGGCGGTGACAGTGATACCTTGGCGTGTATCGCGGGCAGCATGGCAGAAGCGTTTTACGGTGGCGTGCCAGAACACATTGCGACACCGTGCTTGGCATTACTGGATGAGCCATTGCGCAATGTTACTGAGGCATTCCGGGCAACTTATAGGGAATAA
- a CDS encoding nicotinate phosphoribosyltransferase, whose translation MFTNLILNTDSYKASHFLQYPAGTQVVSSYIESRGGQFPQTLFFGLQAFIKEYLLKPVTTADIDEAEALFAAHGVPFFRQGWEQIVQQHGGFLPIEIQALPEGMIVPTGNALVQIRNTDPQAFWLTSYLETALLRAVWYPTTVATLSWQVKQSIRQSLETTCDNPANELPFKLHDFGARGVSSHESAALGGMAHLVNFMGGDTVVALLAARKYYGADMAGFSIPAAEHSTITAWGREGEADAYANMLQQFGQAGKLLAVVSDSYDIYHAVSDIWGKQLRAQVESSGATVVIRPDSGVPEDIVPEVLERLYAEFGGRVNSKGYKVLSDCVRVIQGDGVDVDSIGVILQRIQQAGFSTENVAFGMGGGLLQKVNRDTLRFAMKASAMQINGAWRDVYKQPITDSGKNSKRGRLAVIRDAGVIKTIREDALSWESNLLRPVFRNGELLVDDSFETVRARSNGQL comes from the coding sequence ATGTTCACTAACTTGATTCTCAACACTGACAGCTACAAAGCCAGCCACTTTCTGCAGTACCCTGCGGGGACGCAAGTGGTGTCATCCTACATCGAATCGCGTGGCGGGCAGTTTCCGCAAACGCTGTTCTTTGGCTTGCAGGCGTTCATCAAGGAATACCTGCTTAAACCTGTTACCACGGCGGATATTGATGAGGCAGAGGCGTTGTTTGCGGCGCACGGTGTGCCGTTTTTCCGCCAAGGTTGGGAACAGATTGTGCAGCAACACGGCGGTTTTTTGCCGATTGAAATCCAAGCGTTGCCCGAAGGCATGATTGTTCCTACCGGCAATGCCTTGGTGCAAATCCGCAATACTGACCCGCAAGCGTTTTGGCTGACTTCGTATTTGGAAACGGCGTTGCTGCGGGCGGTGTGGTATCCCACCACCGTTGCCACGCTGTCATGGCAGGTGAAGCAAAGCATTCGCCAATCCCTCGAAACGACTTGCGACAATCCGGCGAATGAATTGCCGTTCAAGTTGCATGACTTCGGCGCACGCGGGGTGTCTTCGCACGAATCCGCAGCCCTCGGCGGTATGGCGCACTTGGTCAATTTCATGGGTGGCGATACGGTCGTGGCATTGCTGGCGGCGCGTAAATATTACGGCGCAGACATGGCAGGCTTTTCGATCCCGGCGGCAGAACATTCCACCATTACCGCATGGGGACGCGAAGGCGAAGCGGATGCTTACGCCAATATGCTGCAACAATTCGGGCAAGCAGGAAAATTGCTCGCGGTCGTCTCCGATTCCTACGACATCTACCACGCCGTTTCCGATATTTGGGGCAAGCAATTGCGGGCGCAGGTCGAAAGCAGCGGCGCAACCGTGGTGATCCGCCCCGATTCCGGTGTGCCGGAAGACATCGTGCCGGAAGTGCTGGAACGTTTGTATGCGGAATTCGGTGGTCGCGTAAACAGCAAGGGCTACAAAGTGTTGAGCGATTGCGTGCGCGTGATTCAGGGCGATGGGGTGGATGTGGATTCCATCGGCGTGATTCTGCAACGCATCCAGCAAGCGGGTTTTTCCACCGAGAATGTCGCGTTTGGTATGGGCGGTGGGCTGTTGCAGAAGGTCAACCGCGATACCTTGCGCTTTGCGATGAAGGCTTCCGCGATGCAAATCAATGGCGCATGGCGCGATGTGTATAAACAGCCCATTACCGATTCGGGCAAAAACTCCAAACGCGGACGACTGGCGGTGATCCGGGATGCGGGCGTGATCAAAACGATTCGTGAGGATGCGCTGTCGTGGGAAAGTAATTTGTTGCGCCCTGTGTTCCGTAATGGCGAGTTGTTGGTGGATGATAGTTTTGAAACCGTGCGTGCCCGTTCCAACGGTCAGCTATAA
- a CDS encoding bifunctional nicotinamide-nucleotide adenylyltransferase/Nudix hydroxylase, translated as MFKPDFDFLVFIGRFQPFHTGHQAVVETALQRAERVIVLVGSSCQPRTLRNPWTFAEREAFIRATFPEAGERLILAPLLDDTYNEQGWITRVQQTVHGITCRFPPKVGSAAPRVGLIGHSKDHSSYYLSMFPQWQSVAVENVRGVSSTPLREQYFQRGAANGEMPPAVQTWLETFRESDTFQHIASEWEFVNQYRKGWEAAPYAPTFVTVDAVVVQAGHILLIERKARPGKGQWALPGGFLDPHEKLCDAVIRELREETRIKVPAPVLAGSIVKEQVFDDPYRSARGRTITHAFLIELKPDAHGLPKVKGGDDAQHAFWMPLGDLDPERLFEDHFQIIKTMIG; from the coding sequence ATGTTCAAACCTGATTTTGATTTTCTGGTCTTCATTGGTCGTTTCCAGCCGTTTCATACGGGTCATCAAGCCGTGGTGGAAACCGCGTTGCAACGTGCCGAGCGCGTGATTGTGCTGGTCGGTTCGAGTTGCCAGCCGCGTACCTTGCGCAATCCTTGGACATTTGCCGAGCGTGAAGCGTTTATCCGCGCCACGTTTCCTGAGGCGGGCGAACGGTTGATTCTTGCGCCATTGCTGGATGATACCTACAACGAGCAAGGCTGGATCACCCGTGTGCAACAAACTGTGCATGGCATTACTTGCCGTTTCCCACCCAAAGTGGGCAGTGCCGCGCCGCGTGTCGGCCTGATTGGGCATAGCAAAGACCACAGTTCCTATTACCTGTCGATGTTTCCGCAATGGCAATCGGTCGCGGTGGAAAACGTGCGCGGGGTGTCGTCTACCCCTTTGCGTGAACAGTATTTCCAACGGGGTGCTGCGAATGGCGAGATGCCGCCAGCGGTGCAAACCTGGCTGGAAACCTTCCGCGAATCTGACACCTTTCAGCATATTGCCAGCGAGTGGGAATTCGTTAACCAATACCGCAAAGGTTGGGAAGCCGCGCCCTACGCACCAACGTTTGTTACCGTGGATGCGGTGGTGGTACAAGCCGGACACATCTTGCTGATCGAACGTAAAGCTCGCCCCGGCAAAGGGCAGTGGGCATTACCCGGCGGTTTCCTTGACCCGCACGAAAAGCTGTGCGATGCGGTAATCCGCGAATTGCGTGAAGAAACTCGCATCAAAGTGCCAGCACCCGTGTTGGCAGGGTCGATTGTGAAAGAGCAAGTGTTTGACGATCCGTACCGTTCGGCACGAGGGCGCACCATTACCCATGCGTTTCTGATTGAACTCAAACCGGATGCGCATGGTTTGCCGAAAGTGAAAGGCGGCGATGATGCGCAGCACGCTTTCTGGATGCCGTTGGGCGACCTTGATCCCGAACGCTTGTTTGAAGACCATTTCCAGATCATCAAAACGATGATTGGGTAA